One Aegilops tauschii subsp. strangulata cultivar AL8/78 chromosome 7, Aet v6.0, whole genome shotgun sequence genomic window carries:
- the LOC141027028 gene encoding uncharacterized protein — protein sequence MEGVEAHDDYFRLTRDCCGQLCFSAKQKCTAALRMLALGTVADAVGEVIRMEESTCLKTIVKFVRAIVEVFGPEYLREPNAQDTENLLAIGEARGFSGMLGSVDCMHWQWKNCHKDLWGMYQGHTKEATIILEAVASHDLWIWHAFFGMSGSHNDINMLQRSSMSRRLCNGESPSCNYNVNGQDYNMRYYPVNGIYP from the coding sequence ATGGAGGGAGTGGAGGCACACGACGACTACTTTAGACTCACAAGGGATTGTTGCGGACAACTCTGTTTCTCTGCCAAGCAAAAGTGCACTGCTGCTTTGAGGATGCTTGCACTTGGTACTGTTGCAGATGCCGTTGGTGAGGTGATCAGGATGGAGGAGAGCACGTGCTTGAAGACTATTGTCAAGTTTGTCCGCGCCATAGTGGAGGTGTTTGGACCTGAGTATCTCAGGGAACCAAATGCGCAAGACACAGAGAATTTGTTGGCTATTGGAGAGGCAAGGGGGTTTTCAGGAATGCTCGGATCAGttgattgcatgcattggcaATGGAAGAACTGCCACAAAGATTTGTGGGGAATGTATCAAGGTCACACCAAAGAGGCCACCATCATACTAGAAGCGGTGGCATCACATGACTTATGGATTTGGCATGCTTTTTTTGGAATGTCGGgttctcacaatgacatcaacatGCTTCAACGATCTTCCATGTCCAGGAGGCTTTGCAATGGAGAATCACCATCGTGCAACTACAATGTCAACGGCCAAGACTACAACATGAGATACTATCCTGTCAATGGTATCTATCCGTAG
- the LOC109733539 gene encoding uncharacterized protein, with the protein MEMKKIACAVLIAASATVALAADGPALAPAGTLAGAPAAGASAATGAFPAVGAVLGASVLSFFAYYMQ; encoded by the coding sequence ATGGAGATGAAGAAGATTGCCTGCGCCGTCCTCATCGCCGCATCGGCGACCGTTGCCCTCGCCGCCGATGGTCCGGCCCTTGCCCCGGCGGGAACCCTGGCGGGAGCCCCGGCGGCGGGAGCATCCGCAGCAACCGGCGCCTTCCCGGCCGTCGGCGCAGTGCTCGGCGCCTCCGTACTCTCCTTCTTTGCTTACTACATGCAGTAA